A genomic window from Ruminiclostridium cellulolyticum H10 includes:
- a CDS encoding helix-turn-helix transcriptional regulator, translating to MNKKIEKIGIRVGMSFAERAIGTNAIALSMKTKEPVYTTPPHHYCDLLREFYFYSVPLETKKREIGYLAICSLNEPVGFELEIIADLTAYKILNELKSNEINSVLPNKKECILNKKQLEILKLVAKGVPDKTIALEEGITINTVKYHKKSIYKKLEVECSAQAVIKCLKLNLMSINEIDC from the coding sequence TTGAACAAGAAAATTGAAAAAATCGGCATAAGGGTTGGCATGTCTTTTGCCGAAAGAGCAATCGGAACCAATGCAATAGCTTTGTCCATGAAAACGAAAGAACCCGTTTATACCACACCGCCACATCATTATTGTGACTTGCTTCGAGAATTCTATTTTTATTCGGTACCATTGGAAACAAAAAAAAGAGAAATAGGCTATTTGGCTATATGTAGTCTGAACGAGCCTGTTGGATTTGAACTTGAAATAATCGCTGACCTTACCGCATACAAAATCCTAAATGAACTAAAATCTAATGAGATAAACTCAGTTTTACCCAACAAGAAGGAATGTATATTAAATAAGAAGCAGTTGGAGATTCTTAAGCTGGTTGCCAAGGGAGTACCTGATAAAACCATAGCTTTAGAAGAAGGCATAACCATAAATACCGTCAAGTACCACAAAAAAAGTATTTATAAAAAGCTGGAAGTGGAATGTTCGGCACAGGCTGTAATTAAATGTTTAAAGCTTAATTTGATGTCTATTAACGAGATAGATTGCTAA
- a CDS encoding serine hydrolase domain-containing protein, with protein sequence MNKAILKDYLDSLESKGVPGCDCVIFHKHKPVFRHTTGFADAGKTKHLTSENLFWLFSATKLITCTAIMQLVEKGKVSLDAPVADYLPEYKHLNVKCGSEVVPAKNTLTIRHLLSMQSGLNYNLQASSILKVLEDTEYEATTRQVIRALANEPLEFEPGTHFLYSLSHDVLGAVIEEVSGQKFGEYLEEHILKPLGMKNTGFELTPDRKANMSEQFEYDMDTMTSKPISLANCYKLSSKYESGGAGLLSTADDYILFLDAMCNDGVSADGYRVLTRESIDMMRKDQMNDISKKDFDEFGRIGYSYGLGVRTLVEKERSGVKSPLGEFGWDGAAGAYALIDVKNRLAIFYVQHVRGCGYAYSDIHPKIRDLSYEMLDL encoded by the coding sequence TTGAACAAAGCAATTTTAAAAGATTATCTGGATTCATTAGAATCAAAGGGTGTACCCGGCTGTGACTGCGTTATTTTTCACAAACATAAGCCTGTTTTTCGACATACTACCGGTTTTGCAGACGCAGGAAAAACAAAGCACTTGACTTCCGAAAATTTATTTTGGCTTTTCTCGGCAACAAAGCTTATAACATGTACTGCTATTATGCAACTGGTTGAAAAGGGAAAAGTTTCGCTTGATGCTCCTGTAGCTGATTACCTGCCGGAATACAAACATTTGAATGTAAAATGTGGCTCTGAGGTAGTGCCTGCTAAAAATACACTTACAATAAGGCATCTGCTTTCCATGCAAAGCGGGCTAAACTACAACCTTCAGGCTTCATCTATACTGAAGGTACTTGAGGACACCGAATATGAAGCTACGACCAGACAGGTTATACGGGCACTAGCAAATGAACCATTAGAATTTGAACCCGGTACCCACTTCCTGTACAGCCTCAGCCATGATGTTCTTGGTGCAGTTATAGAAGAGGTATCAGGACAAAAGTTCGGAGAATACCTGGAGGAACATATTCTTAAGCCCTTGGGAATGAAGAATACAGGTTTTGAATTAACACCAGACAGAAAGGCAAATATGTCAGAACAGTTCGAATACGATATGGATACTATGACATCAAAACCCATCTCTCTAGCCAACTGCTACAAGCTTTCAAGTAAATATGAAAGCGGAGGAGCCGGTTTGTTATCGACAGCAGATGATTATATACTGTTTTTAGATGCCATGTGTAACGACGGGGTGAGTGCAGATGGATACAGAGTCCTTACAAGAGAGTCTATTGATATGATGCGTAAGGATCAGATGAATGACATATCTAAAAAGGACTTTGATGAATTCGGCAGAATAGGTTACAGTTACGGCCTTGGTGTACGTACTCTTGTAGAAAAGGAAAGATCTGGAGTTAAAAGCCCCCTTGGAGAATTTGGCTGGGATGGAGCTGCAGGTGCATATGCACTAATTGATGTTAAAAACCGTCTTGCGATTTTTTATGTACAGCATGTACGCGGCTGCGGTTATGCATACTCGGATATTCATCCAAAGATCAGGGATCTCTCTTATGAAATGCTTGATTTATAG
- a CDS encoding methyl-accepting chemotaxis protein, whose product MKIKSKIYIIFSALIITYLIEAIVFLGISNGILENNFNSLTNTLNKDANQKVKGQLENITSQISLSIESIENQVDESMLNAAYALQEMDSQKTLTDSDLKTIGEKLGMSDLYLTDQNGIFIASTEKAAKGLSLFSIWEGYKDLLNGKAQVLPSTLKIKEETGQIFKFTAIPRKDNKGIIETACESGVVEKALSMYVDNSNSNGINSIQIVDSAGIALTQNLKQGTKAEWTKGKKVENNVVKQVFKDGKAVININGKNGDIFAPVKFGSEIRYVMHVKLDTTIYYSSVSLAKQSLNSTEKKVSSNLIVYTSVSFLVLLLFLLMLFQYLRFVLKSLNKFANVLKSMGKSKTNTLETVNVKEAELNEIQDGINVVTQNYEEIITTIKTSIGNVSGLQQEYSKNMNQAFDTIKQISQASGEMAANNEKEMKHVDEITKVMGTMINTLNNVNSATHSLSDMSNKTHEYVKTSDEGLSKITNAMERVETEVKSSHESIRQLINSSNEISGIVEFINSVTSQTNLLALNAAIEAARAGEAGRGFAVVAEQIRKLANDSSEATSRIVEILGNIKKDIQSTTEGNEKQIIVINDSKSEIDSAKIALKGLIDFTIKSQEQVEEVTNNVELLRQNEKTVEEVVEVVNQAIESNAASSEELQATIENLLLSMEYLSTSQNSITSELKTLDKL is encoded by the coding sequence ATGAAAATAAAATCAAAAATATATATTATATTTTCTGCACTAATTATTACTTATTTGATTGAGGCTATTGTGTTTCTTGGCATATCAAACGGAATATTAGAGAACAACTTCAATAGTCTCACAAATACTTTAAATAAAGATGCAAATCAAAAGGTAAAGGGTCAATTAGAAAACATAACAAGTCAAATAAGCTTGAGTATAGAATCAATAGAAAACCAGGTTGATGAATCAATGCTCAATGCAGCGTATGCACTTCAAGAAATGGATTCTCAGAAAACACTCACAGACAGTGATCTTAAAACAATTGGCGAGAAGCTAGGAATGAGTGATTTATACCTGACAGATCAGAATGGTATATTTATAGCTTCAACCGAAAAAGCAGCAAAGGGCTTATCGCTGTTTTCCATATGGGAGGGATATAAAGACCTTCTTAACGGAAAAGCTCAGGTATTACCGTCTACTTTGAAAATTAAAGAAGAAACAGGTCAAATATTCAAATTTACTGCAATTCCCAGAAAAGACAATAAAGGAATTATTGAGACTGCATGTGAATCCGGTGTTGTAGAAAAGGCATTGAGCATGTATGTTGACAATAGTAACAGCAACGGGATCAACTCAATTCAAATAGTTGACAGTGCGGGAATTGCACTGACACAGAACCTTAAGCAGGGAACTAAGGCTGAATGGACTAAAGGCAAAAAAGTTGAGAATAATGTTGTAAAGCAAGTGTTTAAAGACGGAAAAGCCGTAATTAACATTAACGGCAAAAACGGTGATATTTTTGCTCCTGTCAAATTCGGAAGTGAAATCAGATATGTAATGCATGTTAAATTAGACACGACAATCTACTATAGCAGTGTAAGCCTTGCAAAACAGAGTCTGAATTCTACCGAAAAAAAGGTCAGTTCAAATCTTATAGTATACACAAGTGTTTCCTTCCTCGTACTATTATTATTCCTATTAATGCTTTTCCAATATTTGAGATTTGTACTCAAATCGCTGAATAAATTTGCAAATGTCCTGAAATCAATGGGTAAGAGCAAAACCAACACACTGGAAACAGTTAATGTAAAAGAGGCTGAACTAAATGAAATTCAGGATGGAATAAATGTTGTAACCCAAAACTATGAAGAAATAATAACGACAATCAAAACAAGTATAGGTAATGTATCAGGCTTACAGCAAGAGTATAGTAAAAATATGAACCAGGCATTTGACACCATAAAACAGATTTCTCAGGCTTCCGGAGAAATGGCGGCTAATAACGAGAAGGAAATGAAGCATGTGGACGAAATAACTAAGGTTATGGGAACCATGATAAATACCTTGAATAATGTAAATAGTGCTACACATTCCCTTAGTGATATGTCTAACAAGACTCATGAGTATGTAAAAACAAGTGATGAGGGTCTGAGCAAAATAACAAATGCTATGGAAAGAGTTGAAACCGAGGTAAAGAGTAGTCACGAAAGTATCAGGCAACTGATTAATAGTTCAAACGAAATAAGTGGAATTGTTGAATTTATTAACAGCGTAACTTCCCAAACAAACCTGTTAGCACTTAATGCAGCAATAGAGGCAGCAAGAGCGGGAGAAGCAGGAAGAGGCTTCGCCGTAGTCGCTGAGCAGATACGAAAACTGGCAAACGACAGCTCGGAAGCAACAAGCAGAATAGTTGAAATATTAGGTAACATTAAAAAAGACATACAATCCACTACAGAGGGAAATGAGAAACAGATTATTGTAATAAATGACAGTAAATCTGAAATTGATTCTGCAAAGATTGCACTAAAAGGCCTGATAGATTTTACTATTAAATCCCAAGAACAGGTTGAAGAGGTTACAAACAATGTTGAGCTTCTTAGACAGAATGAAAAAACAGTAGAAGAAGTGGTAGAAGTAGTTAATCAGGCTATTGAGTCCAATGCAGCAAGCAGCGAGGAACTACAGGCCACAATAGAAAATCTGCTTTTATCCATGGAATATCTGTCAACATCACAAAACAGTATAACATCTGAGCTCAAAACATTGGATAAACTATAA
- a CDS encoding TetR/AcrR family transcriptional regulator, which produces MPKIIENIKENLILEGRKILIEKSYKELNIRDTSKNCGIGIGTFYNYFKNKEMFVHEIFMDDWRKVIGLTESLRASKEPLKEKIRKIYICLDGFVDKYLSIFYEISMLKGYSPERDNDIKDLYPMVEEILNIEKANGTIKSPLSPQSLSYFIVSNLVYLSKTKYISFDELYSHMNI; this is translated from the coding sequence GTGCCAAAGATAATTGAAAATATAAAGGAAAACTTAATACTGGAAGGCAGAAAAATTCTGATAGAAAAAAGCTACAAGGAACTTAATATACGAGATACCTCAAAAAATTGCGGTATCGGTATAGGTACTTTTTACAATTATTTTAAAAACAAAGAAATGTTTGTGCATGAAATTTTCATGGATGATTGGAGAAAAGTAATAGGCCTGACAGAATCTCTTAGAGCTTCAAAAGAACCTTTAAAGGAAAAAATCAGAAAAATATACATTTGTCTGGATGGATTTGTAGATAAATATCTTTCAATTTTCTATGAAATATCCATGCTTAAAGGCTACAGTCCGGAAAGAGACAACGATATAAAGGACCTTTATCCAATGGTTGAAGAAATTTTAAATATAGAAAAAGCAAATGGAACAATAAAATCTCCACTATCTCCACAAAGTTTGTCTTATTTTATTGTTTCCAATCTGGTATACCTGAGTAAAACCAAGTATATATCATTTGACGAATTGTATAGTCACATGAATATTTAA
- a CDS encoding MFS transporter encodes MNTKNDNKKRIIVLLIFLLGIFMGAIDSGIVSPARTVIKNSFGISESLSVWMVTIYTLAYAVAMPIVSKLSDRYGRKKIYLTSIIVFAVGSFLCGLSNFYGNYTFFLIARVIQAIGGGGIMPIANAFIGNSFPPEKRGTALGFVGGVYGIATILGPTMGSSILDIAGVDNWGWIFFINLPISLLILVLSYNLKENLGDNNNKMDLKGSLVLSIMILSLMYALTNLNYFNFTESIKDLNVYPFLILFVICLPLFILIESKADDPILNLRYFKERQILLTLILGFITGVGLMAVVFIPQFAENILKIKTGNGGYLVTLMSVFAGISAPLGGKFIDKYSAKLVTVLGMICTAFGAFFLAFFTTAYPSFVSIMVGLIFVGFGMGFTMGTPLNYLMLSFVGESESASALSTLSLIRSIGVAISPNIMINFIAEAGKGVQGKVMAVMPEPSAPTFPGSQYMSEYFDMSKMTSGGGVSNTAIEKLKTADVTNVVDVLKDFSSNMLDKLIPTIKDKILEAMSAAPKGAASQINLDKIFNDWKLDYINKIESARATIENTFQTAISTGYRNMFITAGVIAVIGLIAALLLKNKKKSISE; translated from the coding sequence ATGAACACTAAGAACGACAATAAAAAAAGAATTATTGTACTGTTAATTTTCCTGTTGGGTATTTTTATGGGAGCTATTGACAGCGGTATTGTATCCCCGGCAAGAACTGTAATTAAAAACAGCTTTGGAATCAGTGAATCCCTAAGTGTATGGATGGTTACCATTTACACCTTGGCATATGCAGTAGCTATGCCTATAGTGAGTAAGCTTTCAGACAGGTACGGGCGTAAAAAGATCTATCTGACCAGCATAATTGTTTTTGCGGTTGGTTCTTTTCTATGCGGCTTATCAAATTTTTATGGGAATTACACGTTTTTCCTTATAGCAAGGGTTATTCAGGCTATCGGCGGAGGCGGAATTATGCCTATAGCAAACGCTTTTATTGGGAACAGCTTTCCCCCTGAAAAAAGAGGAACTGCACTGGGTTTTGTAGGAGGAGTCTATGGTATTGCCACAATTCTAGGCCCTACCATGGGTTCATCAATTCTGGATATTGCAGGGGTTGACAATTGGGGATGGATATTTTTTATAAACCTTCCTATAAGCTTATTGATTTTAGTATTAAGTTATAATCTTAAAGAGAATCTTGGCGATAATAACAATAAAATGGATTTAAAGGGCAGTCTAGTGCTGAGTATTATGATTTTAAGCCTTATGTATGCCCTTACAAACTTGAATTACTTCAATTTTACTGAAAGTATAAAGGATTTGAATGTTTATCCTTTCCTGATTCTATTTGTTATCTGTTTACCTTTGTTTATTCTTATAGAATCAAAAGCGGATGATCCTATTTTAAATCTGAGATATTTTAAAGAGCGTCAGATACTTTTAACTCTTATTCTTGGATTTATTACAGGTGTTGGTCTTATGGCAGTTGTTTTTATCCCTCAGTTCGCTGAAAACATTCTAAAAATTAAGACCGGTAACGGAGGATATCTGGTTACATTGATGTCGGTTTTCGCAGGAATAAGTGCACCCCTTGGAGGGAAATTTATTGATAAATACTCTGCAAAACTAGTAACAGTTCTGGGTATGATTTGCACAGCTTTTGGAGCTTTTTTCCTAGCATTTTTTACAACTGCTTACCCGAGTTTTGTTTCAATAATGGTAGGACTGATTTTTGTCGGTTTTGGTATGGGCTTTACCATGGGTACTCCCCTTAATTACCTTATGCTGTCATTTGTCGGTGAAAGTGAATCAGCTTCCGCTTTATCTACCTTGTCTTTGATAAGGTCAATCGGAGTAGCTATTTCTCCAAATATAATGATTAACTTTATAGCTGAAGCCGGCAAGGGTGTTCAAGGTAAAGTAATGGCTGTAATGCCAGAGCCTTCCGCCCCTACGTTCCCCGGTTCCCAGTATATGTCCGAGTACTTTGATATGTCCAAGATGACAAGTGGAGGCGGAGTTTCAAATACTGCAATAGAAAAGCTTAAAACAGCTGATGTTACTAATGTTGTAGATGTTTTGAAAGATTTCTCTTCAAATATGCTTGATAAATTGATACCGACAATCAAGGATAAAATACTTGAGGCTATGTCAGCTGCACCAAAAGGTGCCGCTTCACAAATCAATCTGGACAAAATTTTCAACGATTGGAAGCTGGATTATATTAATAAGATTGAAAGTGCAAGGGCAACTATTGAAAACACATTTCAGACTGCAATAAGCACAGGCTACAGAAATATGTTTATAACTGCAGGTGTTATTGCTGTTATAGGACTTATTGCAGCCCTGTTACTCAAGAATAAAAAGAAATCGATATCTGAATAA